From Polyodon spathula isolate WHYD16114869_AA chromosome 26, ASM1765450v1, whole genome shotgun sequence, one genomic window encodes:
- the rasd1 gene encoding dexamethasone-induced Ras-related protein 1 codes for MIKKISPSENDFDIPAKNCYRMVILGSTKVGKTAIVSRFLNERFDDQYTPTIEDFHRKFYSIRGEVYQLDILDTSGNHPFPAMRRLSILTGDIFILVFSLDSKGSFEEVQRLKQQIFETKSCLKNKTKENVDVPLVICGNKGDGDFYREVQPEEIEQLIAGDSSCAYFEISAKRNTNVDKMFQTLFSMSKLPSEMSPDLHRKVSVQYCDILHRKSIKNKKLKDDGAYGIVAPFARRPSVHSDLMYIKEKAIGGGQGKDKERCVIC; via the exons ATGATTAAGAAAATATCACCCTCTGAGAATGATTTTGACATCCCAGCCAAGAACTGCTACAGGATGGTGATTTTGGGTTCCACAAAGGTCGGGAAAACCGCAATCGTATCCAGGTTTTTGAATGAAAGGTTTGATGACCAGTACACGCCGACTATTGAGGATTTTCACAGAAAGTTTTACAGCATCAGGGGAGAAGTGTATCAGCTGGACATTTTAGACACCTCAGGAAACCACCCGTTCCCTGCTATGAGACGGCTATCCATACTTACAG GTGACATCTTCATCCTGGTGTTCAGTCTTGACAGCAAGGGCTCCTTCGAGGAGGTCCAGCGGCTGAAGCAACAGATATTCGAAACAAAGTCCtgcttgaaaaacaaaaccaaggagAACGTGGACGTGCCGTTAGTGATCTGTGGAAACAAGGGAGACGGGGATTTCTACCGCGAAGTGCAGCCCGAGGAAATCGAGCAGCTCATTGCGGGAGATAGCTCctgcgcctactttgaaatttcAGCTAAGAGAAACACCAACGTGGACAAGATGTTTCAGACCCTGTTCAGCATGTCCAAGCTGCCGAGCGAAATGAGCCCGGACCTGCACAGAAAGGTATCGGTGCAGTACTGTGACATTCTGCACAGAAAGTCTATCAAGAACAAGAAGCTAAAGGATGACGGTGCCTATGGAATTGTTGCGCCTTTCGCACGGCGCCCGAGCGTCCACAGTGACTTGATGTATATCAAGGAAAAGGCAATTGGTGGAGGCCAGGGTAAAGACAAAGAGAGATGCGTCATTTGCTAA